The Brachyhypopomus gauderio isolate BG-103 chromosome 7, BGAUD_0.2, whole genome shotgun sequence genome has a window encoding:
- the LOC143519706 gene encoding uncharacterized protein LOC143519706, with protein sequence MIHKCVITGCPNSSDTIIHYILPEEPNRRSLWLQFIERSEGGGGSVPASSRVCGAHFPQDCFTEVDLGFTMQLILNVDAVPTIYPGDRTSKDGDEALAAVEENSVEETCDITISSTVSLACVKEEPTEYEVTPVRKLLEDSKCSSATHVKQENNYSALSDEMCIQGSDQLKIIQSEDIKSETGCELVVESEDKGKPFSCSKEGKTRTYDCSECGKGFALRAFLKAHQKLHENVESTLMYSCTLCPRRFRYKGSLTAHMRHHTTRVTYKCPVCDETYQFKAALCQHIKTFHAGHKLHCSICEKGFLRLEAFLKHMDRHVVVTPYYCSTCKVYQLTERGYLCHRRIHEQKRLQMLSAHNGPASAEDPQADSGEQPPAE encoded by the exons ATGATACATAAATGTGTGATTACTGGCTGCCCTAACAGTTCGGACACGataattcattatattttacCCGAAGAACCGAATAGACGTAGTTTATGGCTACAGTTCATCGAGCGAAGTGAAGGTGGCGGAGGGAGCGTCCCTGCTTCAAGTCGAGTTTGTGGCGCTCATTTCCCCCAAGACTGCTTTACAGAAGTGGATCTGGGTTTCACAATGCAGCTTATATTAAACGTTGATGCAGTTCCTACCATTTATCCTGGGGATCGTACATCAAAAGATGGAGATGAGGCCCTG GCGGCAGTGGAAGAAAACAGTGTCGAGGAGACTTGCGATATTACAATCAGTAGCACAGTTTCCTTGGCGTGCGTCAAGGAAGAGCCTACAGAATATGAGGTGACCCCCGTCAGGAAGCTCTTGGAAGACAGCAAATGTTCATCAGCTACACACGTCAAGCAAGAAAATAATTATTCCGCCCTCTCTGATGAAATGTGCATACAGGGAAGTGATCAGCTTAAGATAATTCAAAGTGAAGATATCAAAAGTGAGACTGGCTGTGAATTGGTTGTAGAATCTGAAGATAAAGGAAAACCATTCAGTTGCTCTAAGGAAGGAAAGACTCGGACCTACGACTGTTCTGAGTGTGGGAAAGGCTTTGCCCTTCGAGCCTTTCTGAAAGCTCACCAGAAACTCCACGAGAATGTGGAGTCCACTTTAATGTACAGCTGCACGCTCTGTCCTCGTCGATTCCGCTACAAGGGTTCATTGACTGCTCATATGAGACATCACACGACCCGGGTGACATATAAATGCCCAGTCTGCGATGAAACCTATCAGTTCAAGGCTGCACTCTGTCAACACATTAAGACTTTTCATGCAGGACATAAGCTGCATTGCAGCATCTGTGAAAAAGGTTTCTTAAGGCTTGAAGCCTTTTTAAAACACATGGACAGACATGTGGTAGTGACCCCATACTACTGCAGCACTTGCAAAGTGTATCAGCTCACAGAGCGTGGCTACCTGTGCCACAGGCGAATACATGAACAGAAACGTCTCCAGATGCTGAGTGCTCACAATGGCCCTGCCTCCGCAGAGGACCCCCAAGCTGATTCTGGAGAGCAACCTCCGGCAGAATAG
- the eif1axb gene encoding eukaryotic translation initiation factor 1A X-linked b: MPKNKGKGGKNRRRGKNENESEKRELVFKEDGQEYAQVIKMLGNGRLEAMCFDGIKRLCHIRGKLRKKVWINTSDIILIGLRDYQDNKADVILKYNADEARSLKAYGELPEHAKINETDTFGPGDDDEIQFDDIGDDDEDIDDI, encoded by the exons ATGCCAAAAAACAAGG GCAAAGGAGGGAAGAACAGGCGACGTGGTAAGAACGAGAACGAGTCCGAGAAGAGGGAGCTGGTGTTTAAGGAGGACGGGCAAG AATACGCGCAGGTGATAAAGATGCTGGGGAACGGCAGACTGGAGGCGATGTGCTTCGATGGGATCAAACGGCTTTGTCACATCCGTGGAAAACTGCGGAAAAAG GTCTGGATTAACACATCAGACATTATACTCATAGGTCTGAGGGATTATCAG GACAACAAGGCAGATGTTATTTTAAAGTACAATGCTGATGAGGCACGGAGCCTGAAGGCCTATGGAGAGCTTCCAGAGCATG CCAAAATCAACGAGACAGACACATTTGGACCTGGCGATGATGATGAAATCCAGTTTGATGACATTGGCGATGACGACGAGGACATTGATGAC ATCTGA
- the map7d2b gene encoding MAP7 domain-containing protein 2 isoform X3 codes for MATIVENPSNGASKKDKVKTVKKRREDREKIQASREQEVWEKEQRALRQYERSREERGRRLEAQRLREEQRRVAVEEKRRRRTEEEKERLEALMRRSVERSPQLEQRPKRWTWGASEGDPKIAPPSPATSAVLTNDPAALPPASQSRTDFMIPPESPDSELIKSLSAVLGHTAERASTSLYKSSYKASGGHAEHVKTSSAFTGPVDKAPEVNPVPETPQSEKADGEKGFTHVLIDSTVQRAETPTTPTRSSTARKNPSTPKRSKSCKSRLRSPCSPGQYPTSPMRHRATTPSADNNRRWDGEEKGSENKSYSTLERKTSKTEKIPKSASKELGHNGDSPVTPTGKAGTTDAEEASRLLAERRRLARVQKEQEEKQRLEEERLRAEELQRKQAEEQERQEQAARQAEEERRRQEEERRKKEADDRRQKERRLRELQEQLDREREEAFLRVQREAERKQREREQLKLQEEQERLQRKKRIEEIMKRTRKTDTEPKKDEAHTEAGCSMTHSVSATLLQPRDAVQISSLSVGVSEHSTFAEVKNYESPTSVTTDSPIVTPLPLEPKGIVADDLSDGVQSMDVSPVSRDELISIQEYSPVNEGTTNSTRNSQALGCSPHLSYLAEEWI; via the exons ATGGCCACAATCGTGGAGAATCCATCAA ATGGCGCTTCAAAAAAGGACAAagtgaagacagtcaaaaaaaggAGAGAAGACAGAGAAAAGATTCAAG CATCTCGGGAGCAGGAGGTCTGGGAGAAGGAGCAGAGGGCCTTGCGCCAGTATGAACGTTCGAGGGAGGAGCGAGGGAGGAGGCTGGAGGCACAGCGCCTGCGGGAGGAGCAGCGACGGGTGGccgtggaggagaagaggagaaggcgcacggaggaggagaag GAGCGGCTGGAGGCCTTGATGCGTCGCTCGGTGGAACGCAGCCCGCAGCTGGAGCAGAGGCCCAAACGCTGGACCTGGGGTGCCTCCGAAG GTGATCCCAAGATTGCCCCGCCCTCTCCTGCTACTTCCGCTGTCCTAACCAATGACCCTGCTGCTCTCCCTCCTGCCAGCCAATCCAGGACCG ACTTTATGATTCCACCGGAGTCTCCTGACTCTGAACTAATCAAGAGCCTCTCTGCGGTCCTGGGTCACACTGCAGAGAGAG CTTCCACCAGCCTCTACAAGTCCTCCTATAAGGCCTCTGGTGGACACGCTGAGCATGTGAAGACCAGCTCAGCATTCACTGGACCAGTAGACAAGGCGCCGGAAGTCAACCCAGTCCCCGAGACCCCACAG TCAGAGAAGGCAGATGGAGAGAAAGGATTCACTCATGTCTTGATCGACTCCACTGTGCAGAGAGCCGAAACTCCAACCACACCCACCAGGAGTTCCACTGCCCGCAAGAACCCAAGCACACCAAAAAG GTCTAAGTCATGTAAGAGCCGCCTCCGGTCTCCGTGCTCCCCTGGGCAGTATCCCACATCCCCCATGAGACACAGAGCCACCACCCCTAGTGCAGACAATAACAGGAGGTGGGATGGAGAAGAGAAAGGTAGCGAGAATAAAAGCTACAGCACTCTGGAGAGGAAGACCTCAAAGACAGAGAAAATCCCCAAGTCTGCAAGCAAAGAACTCGGCCATAACGGAG ACTCCCCAGTGACCCCCACAGGCAAAGCTGGCACCACCGATGCTGAGGAGGCTTCTCGGCTGCTGGCTGAGAGGCGTCGCCTGGCTAGAGTGcagaaggagcaggaggagaaacAACGCCTGGAGGAGGAAAG GCTCAGGGCTGAGGAGCTCCAGAGGAAACAGGCAGAGGAGCAAGAAAGGCAGGAGCAAGCCGCCCgccaggcagaggaggagcgtCGGAGACAAGAGGAAGAGCGTAGGAAGAAGGAGGCTGACGACAGGCGGCAGAAGGAGAGGCGTTTGAGGGAACTCCAGGAGCAGCTAGACAGAGAG agggaggAGGCCTTCCTGAGGGTTCAGAGAGAAGCCGAGCGGaagcagagggagagggagcagTTGAAACTTCAGGAGGAGCAAGAGAGACTGCAGAGGAAGAAG CGTATTGAGGAGATCATGAAAAGGACAAGAAAAACCGACACGGAGCCCAAG AAAGACGAGGCCCACACTGAGGCCGGCTGCTCCATGACCCACTCGGTTTCAGCTACTCTTCTGCAACCTAGAG ATGCTGTTCAGATTAGCAGCCTGTCCGTTGGAGTTTCTGAACACTCCACCTTTGCTGAGGTGAAGAACTATGAGTCCCCAACATCTGTCACCACTGACTCGCCCATAGTAACCCCATTGCCACTTGAACCTAAGGGCATTGTAGCAGATGACCTTTCTGATGGCGTCCAATCCATGGATGTCAG CCCCGTCTCCAGAGATGAGTTGATTTCCATCCAGGAATACTCTCCTGTCAACGAGGGCACCACGAACAGCACGAGGAACAGCCAGGCCTTAG GATGCAGCCCACACCTGAGCTATCTTGCTGAAGAATGGATTTAA
- the map7d2b gene encoding MAP7 domain-containing protein 2 isoform X1 — translation MATIVENPSNGASKKDKVKTVKKRREDREKIQASREQEVWEKEQRALRQYERSREERGRRLEAQRLREEQRRVAVEEKRRRRTEEEKERLEALMRRSVERSPQLEQRPKRWTWGASEGDPKIAPPSPATSAVLTNDPAALPPASQSRTDFMIPPESPDSELIKSLSAVLGHTAERASTSLYKSSYKASGGHAEHVKTSSAFTGPVDKAPEVNPVPETPQSEKADGEKGFTHVLIDSTVQRAETPTTPTRSSTARKNPSTPKRSKSCKSRLRSPCSPGQYPTSPMRHRATTPSADNNRRWDGEEKGSENKSYSTLERKTSKTEKIPKSASKELGHNGDSPVTPTGKAGTTDAEEASRLLAERRRLARVQKEQEEKQRLEEERLRAEELQRKQAEEQERQEQAARQAEEERRRQEEERRKKEADDRRQKERRLRELQEQLDREREEAFLRVQREAERKQREREQLKLQEEQERLQRKKRIEEIMKRTRKTDTEPKKDEAHTEAGCSMTHSVSATLLQPRDAVQISSLSVGVSEHSTFAEVKNYESPTSVTTDSPIVTPLPLEPKGIVADDLSDGVQSMDVSPVSRDELISIQEYSPVNEGTTNSTRNSQALGDLLDLTGHASYAKAPVGAALGDCNKNLIQGFSITTADSALIQSLGPAMDKLSV, via the exons ATGGCCACAATCGTGGAGAATCCATCAA ATGGCGCTTCAAAAAAGGACAAagtgaagacagtcaaaaaaaggAGAGAAGACAGAGAAAAGATTCAAG CATCTCGGGAGCAGGAGGTCTGGGAGAAGGAGCAGAGGGCCTTGCGCCAGTATGAACGTTCGAGGGAGGAGCGAGGGAGGAGGCTGGAGGCACAGCGCCTGCGGGAGGAGCAGCGACGGGTGGccgtggaggagaagaggagaaggcgcacggaggaggagaag GAGCGGCTGGAGGCCTTGATGCGTCGCTCGGTGGAACGCAGCCCGCAGCTGGAGCAGAGGCCCAAACGCTGGACCTGGGGTGCCTCCGAAG GTGATCCCAAGATTGCCCCGCCCTCTCCTGCTACTTCCGCTGTCCTAACCAATGACCCTGCTGCTCTCCCTCCTGCCAGCCAATCCAGGACCG ACTTTATGATTCCACCGGAGTCTCCTGACTCTGAACTAATCAAGAGCCTCTCTGCGGTCCTGGGTCACACTGCAGAGAGAG CTTCCACCAGCCTCTACAAGTCCTCCTATAAGGCCTCTGGTGGACACGCTGAGCATGTGAAGACCAGCTCAGCATTCACTGGACCAGTAGACAAGGCGCCGGAAGTCAACCCAGTCCCCGAGACCCCACAG TCAGAGAAGGCAGATGGAGAGAAAGGATTCACTCATGTCTTGATCGACTCCACTGTGCAGAGAGCCGAAACTCCAACCACACCCACCAGGAGTTCCACTGCCCGCAAGAACCCAAGCACACCAAAAAG GTCTAAGTCATGTAAGAGCCGCCTCCGGTCTCCGTGCTCCCCTGGGCAGTATCCCACATCCCCCATGAGACACAGAGCCACCACCCCTAGTGCAGACAATAACAGGAGGTGGGATGGAGAAGAGAAAGGTAGCGAGAATAAAAGCTACAGCACTCTGGAGAGGAAGACCTCAAAGACAGAGAAAATCCCCAAGTCTGCAAGCAAAGAACTCGGCCATAACGGAG ACTCCCCAGTGACCCCCACAGGCAAAGCTGGCACCACCGATGCTGAGGAGGCTTCTCGGCTGCTGGCTGAGAGGCGTCGCCTGGCTAGAGTGcagaaggagcaggaggagaaacAACGCCTGGAGGAGGAAAG GCTCAGGGCTGAGGAGCTCCAGAGGAAACAGGCAGAGGAGCAAGAAAGGCAGGAGCAAGCCGCCCgccaggcagaggaggagcgtCGGAGACAAGAGGAAGAGCGTAGGAAGAAGGAGGCTGACGACAGGCGGCAGAAGGAGAGGCGTTTGAGGGAACTCCAGGAGCAGCTAGACAGAGAG agggaggAGGCCTTCCTGAGGGTTCAGAGAGAAGCCGAGCGGaagcagagggagagggagcagTTGAAACTTCAGGAGGAGCAAGAGAGACTGCAGAGGAAGAAG CGTATTGAGGAGATCATGAAAAGGACAAGAAAAACCGACACGGAGCCCAAG AAAGACGAGGCCCACACTGAGGCCGGCTGCTCCATGACCCACTCGGTTTCAGCTACTCTTCTGCAACCTAGAG ATGCTGTTCAGATTAGCAGCCTGTCCGTTGGAGTTTCTGAACACTCCACCTTTGCTGAGGTGAAGAACTATGAGTCCCCAACATCTGTCACCACTGACTCGCCCATAGTAACCCCATTGCCACTTGAACCTAAGGGCATTGTAGCAGATGACCTTTCTGATGGCGTCCAATCCATGGATGTCAG CCCCGTCTCCAGAGATGAGTTGATTTCCATCCAGGAATACTCTCCTGTCAACGAGGGCACCACGAACAGCACGAGGAACAGCCAGGCCTTAGGTGATCTCCTAGATCTGACTGGCCACGCCTCATATGCCAAAGCCCCTGTTGGTGCAGCGCTCGGTGACTGCAACAAAAACCTGATTCAAGGCTTCAGTATCACTACTGCAGACTCGGCCCTCATCCAGAGCCTCGGGCCAGCCATGGACAAGCTTAGCGTCTAG
- the map7d2b gene encoding uncharacterized protein map7d2b isoform X2, protein MATIVENPSNGASKKDKVKTVKKRREDREKIQASREQEVWEKEQRALRQYERSREERGRRLEAQRLREEQRRVAVEEKRRRRTEEEKERLEALMRRSVERSPQLEQRPKRWTWGASEDFMIPPESPDSELIKSLSAVLGHTAERASTSLYKSSYKASGGHAEHVKTSSAFTGPVDKAPEVNPVPETPQSEKADGEKGFTHVLIDSTVQRAETPTTPTRSSTARKNPSTPKRSKSCKSRLRSPCSPGQYPTSPMRHRATTPSADNNRRWDGEEKGSENKSYSTLERKTSKTEKIPKSASKELGHNGDSPVTPTGKAGTTDAEEASRLLAERRRLARVQKEQEEKQRLEEERLRAEELQRKQAEEQERQEQAARQAEEERRRQEEERRKKEADDRRQKERRLRELQEQLDREREEAFLRVQREAERKQREREQLKLQEEQERLQRKKRIEEIMKRTRKTDTEPKKDEAHTEAGCSMTHSVSATLLQPRDAVQISSLSVGVSEHSTFAEVKNYESPTSVTTDSPIVTPLPLEPKGIVADDLSDGVQSMDVSPVSRDELISIQEYSPVNEGTTNSTRNSQALGDLLDLTGHASYAKAPVGAALGDCNKNLIQGFSITTADSALIQSLGPAMDKLSV, encoded by the exons ATGGCCACAATCGTGGAGAATCCATCAA ATGGCGCTTCAAAAAAGGACAAagtgaagacagtcaaaaaaaggAGAGAAGACAGAGAAAAGATTCAAG CATCTCGGGAGCAGGAGGTCTGGGAGAAGGAGCAGAGGGCCTTGCGCCAGTATGAACGTTCGAGGGAGGAGCGAGGGAGGAGGCTGGAGGCACAGCGCCTGCGGGAGGAGCAGCGACGGGTGGccgtggaggagaagaggagaaggcgcacggaggaggagaag GAGCGGCTGGAGGCCTTGATGCGTCGCTCGGTGGAACGCAGCCCGCAGCTGGAGCAGAGGCCCAAACGCTGGACCTGGGGTGCCTCCGAAG ACTTTATGATTCCACCGGAGTCTCCTGACTCTGAACTAATCAAGAGCCTCTCTGCGGTCCTGGGTCACACTGCAGAGAGAG CTTCCACCAGCCTCTACAAGTCCTCCTATAAGGCCTCTGGTGGACACGCTGAGCATGTGAAGACCAGCTCAGCATTCACTGGACCAGTAGACAAGGCGCCGGAAGTCAACCCAGTCCCCGAGACCCCACAG TCAGAGAAGGCAGATGGAGAGAAAGGATTCACTCATGTCTTGATCGACTCCACTGTGCAGAGAGCCGAAACTCCAACCACACCCACCAGGAGTTCCACTGCCCGCAAGAACCCAAGCACACCAAAAAG GTCTAAGTCATGTAAGAGCCGCCTCCGGTCTCCGTGCTCCCCTGGGCAGTATCCCACATCCCCCATGAGACACAGAGCCACCACCCCTAGTGCAGACAATAACAGGAGGTGGGATGGAGAAGAGAAAGGTAGCGAGAATAAAAGCTACAGCACTCTGGAGAGGAAGACCTCAAAGACAGAGAAAATCCCCAAGTCTGCAAGCAAAGAACTCGGCCATAACGGAG ACTCCCCAGTGACCCCCACAGGCAAAGCTGGCACCACCGATGCTGAGGAGGCTTCTCGGCTGCTGGCTGAGAGGCGTCGCCTGGCTAGAGTGcagaaggagcaggaggagaaacAACGCCTGGAGGAGGAAAG GCTCAGGGCTGAGGAGCTCCAGAGGAAACAGGCAGAGGAGCAAGAAAGGCAGGAGCAAGCCGCCCgccaggcagaggaggagcgtCGGAGACAAGAGGAAGAGCGTAGGAAGAAGGAGGCTGACGACAGGCGGCAGAAGGAGAGGCGTTTGAGGGAACTCCAGGAGCAGCTAGACAGAGAG agggaggAGGCCTTCCTGAGGGTTCAGAGAGAAGCCGAGCGGaagcagagggagagggagcagTTGAAACTTCAGGAGGAGCAAGAGAGACTGCAGAGGAAGAAG CGTATTGAGGAGATCATGAAAAGGACAAGAAAAACCGACACGGAGCCCAAG AAAGACGAGGCCCACACTGAGGCCGGCTGCTCCATGACCCACTCGGTTTCAGCTACTCTTCTGCAACCTAGAG ATGCTGTTCAGATTAGCAGCCTGTCCGTTGGAGTTTCTGAACACTCCACCTTTGCTGAGGTGAAGAACTATGAGTCCCCAACATCTGTCACCACTGACTCGCCCATAGTAACCCCATTGCCACTTGAACCTAAGGGCATTGTAGCAGATGACCTTTCTGATGGCGTCCAATCCATGGATGTCAG CCCCGTCTCCAGAGATGAGTTGATTTCCATCCAGGAATACTCTCCTGTCAACGAGGGCACCACGAACAGCACGAGGAACAGCCAGGCCTTAGGTGATCTCCTAGATCTGACTGGCCACGCCTCATATGCCAAAGCCCCTGTTGGTGCAGCGCTCGGTGACTGCAACAAAAACCTGATTCAAGGCTTCAGTATCACTACTGCAGACTCGGCCCTCATCCAGAGCCTCGGGCCAGCCATGGACAAGCTTAGCGTCTAG
- the map7d2b gene encoding uncharacterized protein map7d2b isoform X4 gives MEQPALSPSTRRRSDSSVRENLFFPVLERNEQERLEALMRRSVERSPQLEQRPKRWTWGASEDFMIPPESPDSELIKSLSAVLGHTAERASTSLYKSSYKASGGHAEHVKTSSAFTGPVDKAPEVNPVPETPQSEKADGEKGFTHVLIDSTVQRAETPTTPTRSSTARKNPSTPKRSKSCKSRLRSPCSPGQYPTSPMRHRATTPSADNNRRWDGEEKGSENKSYSTLERKTSKTEKIPKSASKELGHNGDSPVTPTGKAGTTDAEEASRLLAERRRLARVQKEQEEKQRLEEERLRAEELQRKQAEEQERQEQAARQAEEERRRQEEERRKKEADDRRQKERRLRELQEQLDREREEAFLRVQREAERKQREREQLKLQEEQERLQRKKRIEEIMKRTRKTDTEPKKDEAHTEAGCSMTHSVSATLLQPRDAVQISSLSVGVSEHSTFAEVKNYESPTSVTTDSPIVTPLPLEPKGIVADDLSDGVQSMDVSPVSRDELISIQEYSPVNEGTTNSTRNSQALGDLLDLTGHASYAKAPVGAALGDCNKNLIQGFSITTADSALIQSLGPAMDKLSV, from the exons ATGGAGCAGCCGGCCTTGTCGCCATCCACCCGCCGCCGTAGCGACAGCTCGGTGAGGGAGAATCTTTTCTTCCCTGTCCTGGAACGCAACGAGCAGGAGCGGCTGGAGGCCTTGATGCGTCGCTCGGTGGAACGCAGCCCGCAGCTGGAGCAGAGGCCCAAACGCTGGACCTGGGGTGCCTCCGAAG ACTTTATGATTCCACCGGAGTCTCCTGACTCTGAACTAATCAAGAGCCTCTCTGCGGTCCTGGGTCACACTGCAGAGAGAG CTTCCACCAGCCTCTACAAGTCCTCCTATAAGGCCTCTGGTGGACACGCTGAGCATGTGAAGACCAGCTCAGCATTCACTGGACCAGTAGACAAGGCGCCGGAAGTCAACCCAGTCCCCGAGACCCCACAG TCAGAGAAGGCAGATGGAGAGAAAGGATTCACTCATGTCTTGATCGACTCCACTGTGCAGAGAGCCGAAACTCCAACCACACCCACCAGGAGTTCCACTGCCCGCAAGAACCCAAGCACACCAAAAAG GTCTAAGTCATGTAAGAGCCGCCTCCGGTCTCCGTGCTCCCCTGGGCAGTATCCCACATCCCCCATGAGACACAGAGCCACCACCCCTAGTGCAGACAATAACAGGAGGTGGGATGGAGAAGAGAAAGGTAGCGAGAATAAAAGCTACAGCACTCTGGAGAGGAAGACCTCAAAGACAGAGAAAATCCCCAAGTCTGCAAGCAAAGAACTCGGCCATAACGGAG ACTCCCCAGTGACCCCCACAGGCAAAGCTGGCACCACCGATGCTGAGGAGGCTTCTCGGCTGCTGGCTGAGAGGCGTCGCCTGGCTAGAGTGcagaaggagcaggaggagaaacAACGCCTGGAGGAGGAAAG GCTCAGGGCTGAGGAGCTCCAGAGGAAACAGGCAGAGGAGCAAGAAAGGCAGGAGCAAGCCGCCCgccaggcagaggaggagcgtCGGAGACAAGAGGAAGAGCGTAGGAAGAAGGAGGCTGACGACAGGCGGCAGAAGGAGAGGCGTTTGAGGGAACTCCAGGAGCAGCTAGACAGAGAG agggaggAGGCCTTCCTGAGGGTTCAGAGAGAAGCCGAGCGGaagcagagggagagggagcagTTGAAACTTCAGGAGGAGCAAGAGAGACTGCAGAGGAAGAAG CGTATTGAGGAGATCATGAAAAGGACAAGAAAAACCGACACGGAGCCCAAG AAAGACGAGGCCCACACTGAGGCCGGCTGCTCCATGACCCACTCGGTTTCAGCTACTCTTCTGCAACCTAGAG ATGCTGTTCAGATTAGCAGCCTGTCCGTTGGAGTTTCTGAACACTCCACCTTTGCTGAGGTGAAGAACTATGAGTCCCCAACATCTGTCACCACTGACTCGCCCATAGTAACCCCATTGCCACTTGAACCTAAGGGCATTGTAGCAGATGACCTTTCTGATGGCGTCCAATCCATGGATGTCAG CCCCGTCTCCAGAGATGAGTTGATTTCCATCCAGGAATACTCTCCTGTCAACGAGGGCACCACGAACAGCACGAGGAACAGCCAGGCCTTAGGTGATCTCCTAGATCTGACTGGCCACGCCTCATATGCCAAAGCCCCTGTTGGTGCAGCGCTCGGTGACTGCAACAAAAACCTGATTCAAGGCTTCAGTATCACTACTGCAGACTCGGCCCTCATCCAGAGCCTCGGGCCAGCCATGGACAAGCTTAGCGTCTAG